A window of Fictibacillus halophilus contains these coding sequences:
- a CDS encoding helix-turn-helix transcriptional regulator, which translates to MNLGEKIRYFRRVKNLSQQELAAGICSVPYLSKIENGVTEPSEEIQQHLAERLGIKLHAKNEKSIMQNYVDLFYSLYMRDYPTAKQKYDNLIDLPSQSVEEDILNKIFKSMYIMMTTQEIHGVPEMLDEVAYIDDVIKGEKAFYYFLARSQLSFYIEEFEDSHNYVLKAEKLLEEHRFQEWERGYLLYMVGLTANQLFKNIIALEYTQLALTIFEKTYFFKRCADCRIILSIVHTRIKNFDESIKQLLLAETIANSFGDEPLKGIIYHNLGSIANHKGEKEKAIEQYARSLKAKENEPLVSKIMTIHALIKSYEKTNQPEKGLQLLNTWMKEVKDNPIYKGYELHFLYYKELFTHGELKESTVQFMIKEMIPYLKKRNEWIFLAEYYPLLGKYFENQQKYKQASMYYNFAMEAMRNMYDLGVTYI; encoded by the coding sequence ATGAACTTAGGGGAGAAGATTCGATATTTCCGAAGAGTCAAAAACTTATCCCAGCAAGAACTCGCTGCCGGGATATGTTCTGTACCTTATTTAAGTAAGATTGAAAATGGAGTCACTGAACCTTCAGAGGAAATACAGCAACATTTAGCAGAACGGTTAGGCATTAAGTTACATGCAAAAAACGAAAAAAGTATCATGCAAAACTATGTAGATCTTTTCTATTCTTTATATATGAGAGATTATCCAACAGCAAAGCAAAAATATGATAATCTAATTGATTTACCATCACAATCCGTTGAAGAAGATATTCTGAATAAAATATTTAAGAGCATGTACATTATGATGACAACCCAGGAAATACATGGAGTTCCTGAGATGTTAGATGAAGTTGCTTACATTGATGATGTGATTAAAGGAGAAAAGGCGTTTTACTATTTTTTAGCTCGATCACAACTCAGTTTTTATATAGAAGAATTCGAAGACTCTCATAATTATGTGTTAAAAGCTGAAAAACTGTTAGAAGAACACCGTTTTCAGGAATGGGAAAGAGGCTATTTGCTTTATATGGTTGGCCTTACAGCAAATCAGTTGTTTAAAAACATCATTGCTTTAGAATACACCCAATTGGCTCTTACCATATTTGAAAAAACGTATTTCTTTAAAAGGTGTGCAGATTGTAGGATTATACTTTCAATCGTACATACGAGGATTAAAAACTTTGACGAATCCATAAAGCAACTACTTCTAGCTGAAACCATTGCTAACTCGTTTGGGGATGAACCCCTCAAAGGAATTATTTATCACAATTTAGGCAGTATTGCTAATCATAAAGGGGAAAAGGAAAAAGCGATTGAACAGTATGCTCGAAGTTTAAAAGCGAAAGAAAATGAACCACTTGTTTCAAAAATTATGACGATCCATGCTCTGATTAAAAGTTACGAAAAAACGAATCAACCAGAAAAAGGCTTACAGTTACTAAACACTTGGATGAAAGAGGTAAAAGATAACCCTATTTATAAAGGTTATGAACTTCATTTTCTTTATTACAAAGAACTATTTACCCACGGTGAGCTTAAAGAATCGACCGTTCAATTCATGATAAAAGAAATGATTCCTTATTTAAAAAAGAGGAACGAATGGATCTTTTTAGCAGAATATTATCCGCTACTTGGAAAATACTTTGAGAATCAACAGAAATATAAACAGGCGAGCATGTATTATAATTTTGCGATGGAAGCCATGAGAAATATGTATGATTTAGGTGTCACTTACATTTAG